GCCGTGGTCTTCAGGCTGGCAAATATAATAGGGAAGAGGTCAAACCATGGAGTTATCTATGATTTCATAAACAAACTCAAGAAGAATCCAAACAGATTGGAGATTTTAGGCGATGGAACACAGAGAAAGAGCTACCTCCACGTTAGCGATACCGTTGCGGCCATGCTTTATTTATTTAAAGAGTTTTTAAAGGAGGAAAAGATCTACGATGCTTATAATATCGGCAGTGAAGATTGGATCACGGTTACAGAGATAGCGGAGATAGTGAGCAGGGAAATGGGCCTAAATCCAGAATTCTACTTTACCGGCGGTGTGAATGGAGGACGAGGATGGAAGGGAGATGTTAAGATTATGCTCCTAAGCATAGAGAAGGCCAAAGCAAAGGGCTGGAAGCCAAAGATGAACAGCTACCAAGCGGTGGAAAAAACGGTTAGGGAGTTATTGGGTAAAGAATAATTTTCTATTTGGAGAGGAGCCACTTCCACAGGGGCATAACTTTGATTTCCTTCCCTTTCTTCTTAATTGTCTCCTCCTGATCCCATGTTATGAGAAGCAGGTCTCTGCAATTGAGCTCTTTTGAAGCCCTGATCAAGGCAGGAATTTCCCTTTCATAGTTGCTTTCATTGAGCTCATAAGTAACCTGAATTGCTTGCTTTACCCTTCCTTTCTCCAGTATAACAAAATCCACTTCCTTTCCATCCCTTCTTCGGTAGTAAAATACGTC
This window of the Methanomassiliicoccales archaeon genome carries:
- a CDS encoding NAD-dependent epimerase/dehydratase family protein; the protein is AVVFRLANIIGKRSNHGVIYDFINKLKKNPNRLEILGDGTQRKSYLHVSDTVAAMLYLFKEFLKEEKIYDAYNIGSEDWITVTEIAEIVSREMGLNPEFYFTGGVNGGRGWKGDVKIMLLSIEKAKAKGWKPKMNSYQAVEKTVRELLGKE